The Listeria monocytogenes genome window below encodes:
- a CDS encoding PTS sugar transporter subunit IIA, whose translation MKAIFVCTHGNAAKELIQSAEMICGKQENTSFVPFEVNESAENLQAKIASEVAKLDLTEGILFLTDLKGGTPFNVLVRLLGNFDAVELVAGVNIPLLLEAFLSREMLSLKELANQVAETGRLGIYEYAAPLEEIEEDF comes from the coding sequence ATGAAAGCAATTTTTGTTTGTACTCACGGAAATGCCGCAAAAGAACTCATTCAATCTGCGGAAATGATTTGCGGTAAACAAGAAAATACCAGTTTTGTTCCTTTTGAAGTGAATGAATCCGCGGAAAATTTACAGGCAAAAATTGCCAGTGAAGTAGCTAAACTCGATCTAACAGAAGGGATCTTATTTCTAACTGATTTAAAAGGTGGTACTCCGTTTAATGTCCTCGTTCGCTTGCTCGGGAATTTTGATGCAGTAGAACTTGTCGCAGGCGTGAATATTCCACTTTTATTAGAAGCATTTCTCAGCCGTGAAATGCTATCCTTAAAAGAACTTGCGAATCAAGTTGCCGAAACTGGGCGGTTAGGGATTTATGAATATGCCGCACCGCTTGAGGAAATAGAAGAAGATTTTTAA
- a CDS encoding GntR family transcriptional regulator: protein MGAKKPLFEVIASEIKDRINRDEYKPGMLMPNETALQEIFSSSRTTIRRAVDLLVEEGLVVRKNGVGLYVQPKLTAQNILEMTGVMKTDINENLKKDIKDFYIRKAGKFYAEKFGIKENELVYSIKFVQKSEHGVTLDRLILPLSLYPDLQAKDFQIINIIELVNSGKYKLFELEQELQLILAGNEQIKNMHIDENDPVFKLSSVFYAENEMPIAIQYHYEDAESTKYVVDFN, encoded by the coding sequence ATGGGAGCTAAAAAGCCACTTTTTGAAGTAATAGCTTCAGAAATAAAAGATAGGATTAATCGCGATGAATATAAGCCGGGAATGCTAATGCCAAACGAAACAGCCTTGCAAGAAATTTTTTCTAGCAGTCGGACAACCATTCGCCGTGCAGTAGATCTATTAGTCGAAGAAGGTTTGGTCGTTCGTAAAAACGGTGTGGGGCTATATGTCCAACCAAAATTAACAGCCCAGAACATTCTGGAAATGACAGGTGTTATGAAAACCGATATCAATGAAAACTTAAAAAAAGACATTAAAGACTTTTACATCCGTAAAGCTGGGAAATTTTACGCAGAGAAGTTTGGTATAAAAGAGAATGAACTTGTGTATTCTATCAAGTTTGTCCAAAAAAGTGAGCATGGTGTCACGCTAGACCGCTTAATTTTACCACTAAGTTTATACCCTGATTTACAAGCAAAAGATTTTCAAATTATTAATATTATTGAGCTTGTTAATTCAGGTAAATATAAATTATTTGAGCTTGAGCAGGAACTTCAACTTATTTTAGCTGGGAATGAGCAAATCAAAAATATGCATATAGACGAAAATGATCCTGTTTTCAAATTGAGTAGTGTCTTTTATGCAGAAAACGAGATGCCAATTGCTATCCAATATCATTATGAAGATGCTGAGTCAACCAAATATGTAGTTGATTTTAACTAA
- a CDS encoding sugar-binding transcriptional regulator: MDKQKEQLSVEVARLYYQSDLGQQEIATRLGVSRPTVSRLLQNAKTKGYVKIEVQDPFSNLTELAVALKEKYQLKNVTVAFSQTNDYSEITKQISQSAAEYLEEIIHDGDILGVSWGTTMYKIAQKLTPLKAEIKVVQLKGGVSHSDVNTYAAETLALFGAAYDIAPVSLPLPVVLDNPLAKQMVEADRHIKNIIELGKKANIAIFTVGTVRDEALLFRLGYFSDQEKAHLKEKAVGDICSRFFTIDGEIADEKMDERTIGINLEDLKQKETAILVAGGERKIKAIHGALRGGYANHFITDQFTAKQLLEQNFIN, translated from the coding sequence ATGGATAAACAAAAAGAACAACTCAGCGTGGAGGTTGCGAGACTTTATTATCAATCGGACCTTGGTCAACAAGAAATCGCCACACGCCTAGGTGTATCCAGACCGACCGTTTCCAGATTGCTTCAAAACGCGAAAACAAAAGGATACGTCAAAATCGAAGTCCAAGATCCATTTTCTAACCTCACTGAACTGGCTGTGGCTTTAAAAGAAAAATACCAACTTAAAAATGTCACTGTTGCGTTCAGCCAAACAAATGATTATAGCGAAATCACCAAGCAAATCAGTCAAAGTGCCGCAGAATATTTGGAAGAAATTATCCATGACGGCGATATTCTCGGCGTGAGCTGGGGAACAACAATGTACAAAATCGCCCAAAAACTGACCCCGTTAAAAGCAGAAATAAAAGTCGTCCAACTGAAAGGCGGCGTGAGTCACTCTGATGTCAATACGTATGCTGCTGAAACGTTAGCATTATTCGGTGCTGCCTATGATATAGCGCCAGTTTCGTTGCCTCTGCCAGTGGTCCTTGATAACCCACTCGCTAAGCAAATGGTAGAAGCAGATCGCCATATAAAAAATATCATCGAACTAGGTAAAAAAGCCAATATCGCTATTTTTACAGTAGGGACTGTGCGTGACGAAGCCTTGCTTTTCCGCCTAGGCTATTTTTCCGATCAAGAAAAGGCTCACTTAAAAGAAAAAGCAGTCGGCGATATTTGTTCACGATTTTTCACGATTGACGGCGAAATCGCTGACGAAAAAATGGATGAACGAACCATTGGTATCAATTTAGAAGATTTAAAACAAAAAGAAACAGCCATCCTTGTCGCAGGCGGTGAACGAAAAATAAAAGCGATTCATGGCGCGCTTCGTGGTGGCTATGCCAATCATTTTATCACCGACCAATTTACCGCAAAACAACTACTTGAACAAAATTTCATCAATTAG
- a CDS encoding pyrimidine-nucleoside phosphorylase, which yields MRMVDIISKKRDGKALSTEEIQFFIDGYTNGEIPDYQASALAMAIFFQDMNDQERADLTMAMVGSGDTIDLSAIEGIKVDKHSTGGVGDTTTLVLAPLVAAVGVPVAKMSGRGLGHTGGTIDKLESIEGFHIELDKKDFIDLVNRDKVAVIGQSGNLTPADKKMYALRDVTGTVNSIPLIASSIMSKKIAAGADAIVLDVKTGAGAFMKTDEDAENLAHAMVRIGNNVGRNTMAVISDMSQPLGEAIGNALEVKEAIDTLKGQGPADLTELVLVLGSQMVVLAKQAETLDEARAKLIEVIENGAALEKFKTFLSNQGGDASIVDHPEKLPQAKYQIEVPAKSSGFVSQIVADEIGIAAMILGAGRATKEDEINLAVGLMLRKKVGDAVKEGESLVTIFADQEDVENVKAKIYENIQISDHATAPTLVHKVITE from the coding sequence ATGAGAATGGTGGATATTATTTCCAAGAAAAGGGACGGCAAAGCTTTATCAACAGAAGAAATTCAGTTTTTCATTGATGGGTATACAAATGGGGAAATTCCAGATTATCAAGCAAGCGCTCTAGCCATGGCAATCTTTTTTCAAGATATGAACGATCAGGAACGCGCAGATTTAACAATGGCAATGGTTGGCTCTGGCGATACGATTGACCTATCTGCAATTGAAGGAATCAAAGTCGACAAACATAGTACTGGTGGTGTTGGCGATACGACGACACTTGTTCTTGCTCCACTTGTAGCAGCAGTTGGCGTACCAGTTGCAAAAATGTCCGGACGCGGACTAGGACACACAGGTGGCACGATTGATAAACTAGAATCTATCGAAGGCTTCCATATCGAACTGGATAAAAAAGATTTCATTGACCTAGTAAACCGCGACAAAGTAGCAGTTATTGGTCAATCAGGCAACCTTACACCAGCAGATAAAAAAATGTACGCGCTTCGTGATGTAACAGGAACCGTGAACTCAATTCCACTAATTGCAAGTTCGATTATGAGTAAAAAAATCGCAGCAGGCGCAGATGCAATCGTACTTGATGTAAAAACAGGTGCCGGTGCATTTATGAAAACGGACGAGGATGCCGAAAACCTAGCACATGCCATGGTTCGTATCGGAAATAACGTTGGTAGAAATACAATGGCAGTCATTTCTGATATGTCCCAACCACTTGGCGAAGCTATCGGAAACGCTTTAGAAGTAAAAGAAGCCATTGATACATTAAAAGGCCAAGGACCAGCAGATTTAACAGAATTAGTACTCGTACTTGGAAGTCAAATGGTCGTACTAGCTAAACAAGCAGAAACCTTAGATGAAGCTCGTGCCAAACTAATCGAAGTAATCGAAAACGGAGCAGCACTTGAGAAATTCAAAACATTCCTTTCCAATCAAGGTGGCGACGCAAGCATTGTCGATCACCCAGAAAAACTGCCGCAAGCAAAATACCAAATCGAAGTACCCGCTAAATCATCTGGCTTCGTAAGTCAAATCGTTGCCGATGAAATTGGTATTGCTGCAATGATCCTAGGCGCCGGTCGCGCAACGAAAGAAGACGAAATCAATCTAGCAGTAGGTTTAATGCTACGCAAAAAAGTGGGCGATGCTGTTAAGGAAGGCGAATCACTCGTAACGATTTTCGCCGACCAAGAAGATGTCGAAAACGTAAAAGCAAAAATCTACGAAAACATTCAAATTTCCGACCACGCAACAGCACCAACCCTTGTTCATAAAGTTATAACAGAATAA
- a CDS encoding PTS mannose/fructose/sorbose/N-acetylgalactosamine transporter subunit IIC gives MEQFGTAILLALAAMLANGEYLFGSSMLSRPLVTCTLAGLIMGDVQMGIIMGATLELAFVGSFSIGASIPPEIISGSILGTAFAISTGESTAVALALGIPIASLVLVVKNLCFIFVLPYFVHKADKYAVEGNSRGISRMQLLGGFLSINLPIGIIVATSYLVGSPVIQNVLDAIPAFVITGLGIATGLLPAYGFALLLKLMVNKKNAVFFVFGFALAVYLKVPVTGVAIFGACLALILTGYATLKNDNGPKNTNTEPALANDGGINYEDEEF, from the coding sequence ATGGAACAGTTTGGAACAGCAATTTTGCTTGCACTTGCAGCAATGCTTGCAAATGGAGAGTATTTGTTTGGTTCATCGATGCTATCAAGACCACTGGTAACATGTACACTCGCCGGACTTATCATGGGTGATGTACAAATGGGGATTATTATGGGAGCAACTTTGGAATTAGCTTTTGTAGGATCATTTTCTATCGGAGCATCTATTCCTCCAGAAATTATTTCAGGAAGTATATTAGGAACAGCCTTTGCGATTTCGACTGGCGAGAGCACAGCGGTAGCTTTAGCACTTGGGATTCCGATTGCTTCCCTTGTACTTGTTGTTAAAAATCTATGCTTCATTTTCGTATTACCGTACTTTGTTCATAAAGCAGACAAATACGCAGTCGAGGGAAATTCACGAGGGATTAGTCGAATGCAGCTGCTCGGCGGATTTTTATCGATTAACTTGCCAATAGGTATTATTGTTGCGACGTCCTATCTAGTCGGAAGCCCAGTTATTCAAAATGTACTTGACGCCATCCCGGCTTTCGTTATAACAGGGCTTGGAATTGCGACAGGCTTACTGCCAGCATACGGTTTTGCTTTACTTTTAAAATTAATGGTCAACAAAAAGAATGCGGTATTTTTCGTATTTGGCTTCGCGTTAGCTGTATACTTAAAAGTTCCTGTAACAGGCGTAGCGATTTTCGGTGCATGTTTAGCACTAATTTTAACAGGTTATGCAACACTTAAAAATGACAATGGTCCGAAAAATACGAATACAGAGCCAGCGCTTGCGAATGATGGAGGTATAAATTATGAAGATGAAGAGTTCTGA
- the budA gene encoding acetolactate decarboxylase yields MDAVRKNRLFQHSTMAALVGGLFSGTTSFKELLQHGDLGIGTLDQFDGELIILDGEAFQIRSDGQAYKVKPEDTTPYASTTFFDADTSFSVSEPTSKQAVEEKIAELVQGPNVFYAVKMTGNFRYVDTRVVPKQQRPYPPLIEAVKEQPTYHFEYITGTIVGFWTPAYISGIGVSGYHVHFIDDMRKIGGHVFDYEMLEGTVEVAQQTEFELQLPQTTEFLRSDLSTPDMLEQIEAAEN; encoded by the coding sequence ATGGACGCAGTTAGAAAAAATCGATTATTTCAACATTCTACAATGGCAGCACTTGTTGGTGGGCTTTTCAGCGGGACAACGAGTTTCAAAGAATTATTGCAACACGGTGACCTCGGTATAGGAACACTTGACCAATTTGATGGTGAATTAATTATTTTAGACGGGGAAGCTTTTCAAATTCGGTCAGATGGGCAAGCTTATAAAGTAAAACCAGAAGATACGACACCTTATGCGAGCACTACTTTTTTTGATGCTGATACTTCTTTTTCTGTTTCCGAACCAACTTCAAAACAAGCAGTGGAAGAAAAAATCGCGGAATTAGTACAAGGACCGAATGTTTTTTATGCAGTAAAAATGACCGGAAATTTCCGTTATGTGGATACGCGTGTTGTACCAAAACAACAAAGACCTTATCCACCACTCATTGAAGCGGTAAAAGAACAACCAACGTACCATTTTGAATATATTACGGGTACGATTGTTGGTTTTTGGACACCCGCTTATATTAGTGGTATTGGCGTTTCTGGTTATCATGTGCATTTTATTGATGATATGCGTAAAATCGGCGGTCATGTGTTTGATTATGAAATGCTGGAAGGTACCGTAGAAGTTGCGCAACAAACAGAATTTGAACTGCAATTACCTCAAACGACGGAATTCTTAAGAAGTGATTTAAGTACGCCGGATATGTTGGAACAGATTGAAGCCGCGGAAAATTAA
- a CDS encoding substrate-binding domain-containing protein, translating into MAATIREIAEKTGVSITTISQILNGKGERFSEVTREKVLKTAKEMSYKPNFFAKNMIVSHTNTIGMIVPEVTDPFFSQMVKGAEDYLNKEGYMIMLCNSSNDKEREDLYVEELLHRAVDGLIIASPNILLSGVIQRMEEKRSPYILLDRQRNPRQEGNIAIDDFKGGYMATEHLIELGHTRIGIIISDTSFYNVHERYEGYLACMKDYKLPVKEDWIVSGDQTMKGGYIATQKLLEENLSAIFATNDLMAMGTYRAALEANLRIPDDLSVIGFDDIELSEYMTPPLTTIRQPIYGIGEIAAELLLKNLQNPTEKLENRLLDISLIKRSSTKNIDNK; encoded by the coding sequence ATGGCTGCAACCATCCGCGAAATAGCAGAAAAGACAGGCGTTTCAATTACGACGATTTCTCAAATTTTGAATGGTAAAGGGGAACGATTTAGCGAGGTAACTCGTGAAAAGGTCTTGAAAACAGCAAAAGAGATGTCTTACAAACCAAACTTTTTCGCCAAAAATATGATTGTTAGTCACACAAACACTATCGGAATGATTGTCCCGGAAGTAACCGATCCTTTTTTCTCACAAATGGTAAAAGGGGCCGAAGATTACTTGAATAAAGAAGGTTACATGATTATGCTCTGTAACTCTTCTAATGATAAAGAACGTGAAGATTTATATGTAGAAGAATTATTGCACCGGGCTGTCGATGGCTTAATTATCGCCAGCCCTAATATTCTGCTTTCAGGTGTTATCCAACGCATGGAAGAGAAGCGTTCTCCGTATATTTTACTCGATCGTCAGCGGAATCCAAGGCAAGAAGGGAATATCGCGATTGATGATTTCAAAGGCGGTTATATGGCGACGGAGCATTTAATCGAACTAGGCCATACGCGCATCGGAATCATTATTTCGGATACATCTTTTTATAACGTACATGAGCGTTACGAGGGTTACTTGGCGTGCATGAAAGATTATAAACTCCCTGTAAAAGAAGATTGGATTGTGAGTGGAGATCAGACGATGAAAGGCGGTTATATCGCCACGCAGAAGTTACTCGAAGAAAATCTAAGCGCCATTTTTGCCACCAATGATTTAATGGCAATGGGAACTTACCGAGCGGCACTTGAAGCGAATTTGCGTATTCCTGATGATTTAAGCGTCATCGGATTTGACGACATTGAACTTTCCGAATATATGACACCGCCACTTACAACCATTCGACAACCAATCTATGGCATCGGCGAAATCGCTGCCGAACTTTTACTGAAAAATCTTCAAAACCCAACTGAGAAATTAGAGAATCGTTTGCTTGATATTTCTTTAATCAAACGTAGTAGTACAAAAAATATTGACAACAAGTGA
- a CDS encoding SIS domain-containing protein, translating to MKNMDYYIRSEQSVYENIIRSRKDLLQKVMQMEKVDYQAIVIFATGSSSNAAFAAQLYMSDKLAIPVYVEEPSTAGNYMLHLNKNTLYIAISQGGHSYSTIHLVKEIERQGGIVFTLTSDLTSPIAKEGKRTIDLGMGIEEMPYVTLGYSATILMLNLMALEIALLQGKILEAAYQAEIAELEKITIHLPEVIEKSAAWVEAHTLELMEAERVFFIGYGAAYGVAREGETKVTETIRITAFGKELEEYMHGPYIGLSEQDYIIFLEPQGLLEDRAEKLKQFLQGHVKKIRTFYADAGGEKTDDLLLGVRTAELLTPLFMTIPVHLLSFEISKKKGINLEVSAFPEFDQITKSKI from the coding sequence ATGAAAAACATGGATTATTATATCCGGTCGGAACAAAGCGTTTATGAAAATATCATCCGAAGTCGAAAAGATCTTTTACAAAAGGTCATGCAAATGGAGAAAGTGGACTACCAAGCAATTGTTATTTTTGCAACAGGTTCTAGTTCTAATGCGGCATTCGCAGCGCAGTTATATATGTCAGATAAACTCGCTATTCCGGTATATGTGGAAGAACCGTCTACTGCAGGAAATTACATGCTTCATTTAAACAAAAACACCTTATATATCGCTATATCACAAGGTGGGCACAGTTATTCCACTATTCATCTTGTAAAAGAAATCGAGCGTCAAGGTGGTATTGTCTTCACTTTAACAAGCGATTTAACAAGTCCGATTGCGAAAGAAGGCAAGCGTACAATCGATCTTGGGATGGGGATAGAAGAAATGCCATATGTCACACTTGGTTACAGTGCAACGATTCTAATGCTAAATTTAATGGCGCTTGAGATAGCTCTTTTACAAGGGAAAATCTTGGAAGCAGCATATCAGGCAGAAATCGCGGAGCTAGAGAAAATCACCATTCATTTGCCAGAAGTGATAGAGAAATCAGCAGCTTGGGTAGAGGCGCATACACTGGAATTGATGGAAGCAGAACGAGTCTTTTTCATAGGATACGGCGCTGCTTATGGTGTGGCGCGCGAAGGAGAAACAAAAGTAACAGAAACCATCCGGATTACAGCTTTTGGTAAGGAGTTAGAAGAATATATGCACGGACCTTATATAGGTTTATCCGAGCAAGACTATATTATCTTCCTTGAACCTCAAGGCTTACTAGAAGACCGCGCAGAAAAGTTAAAACAATTTTTACAAGGCCATGTAAAGAAAATCCGAACATTTTATGCGGATGCAGGCGGGGAAAAGACAGATGATTTATTACTCGGTGTGCGGACAGCGGAACTTCTGACGCCGCTATTTATGACTATTCCTGTTCATTTATTATCCTTTGAAATTTCCAAGAAAAAAGGAATTAATTTAGAAGTATCTGCTTTTCCAGAGTTTGACCAAATAACAAAATCCAAAATTTAA
- a CDS encoding PTS sugar transporter subunit IIB → MIQFLRVDHRLLHGQVAVSWFNALDVNTILVANDGVAADDFRKSAIRLAKPEAAKLVMKSIDESIEAINSGVTDKYNMLIVVESVEDAYKLIHGTNGKIPMLNLGGTKQREGTANFSKAVNLTPEEVAKLKELQKEKVDVFMQQVPNEKKVTFEA, encoded by the coding sequence ATGATTCAATTTCTAAGAGTAGACCATCGTTTACTACATGGGCAAGTAGCTGTATCTTGGTTTAATGCTTTAGATGTAAATACAATTTTAGTGGCAAATGATGGGGTAGCAGCGGACGATTTCCGTAAGTCGGCAATACGTCTTGCGAAACCAGAGGCAGCAAAACTAGTCATGAAAAGTATCGATGAAAGTATCGAAGCGATTAATTCAGGTGTCACCGACAAATACAATATGCTTATTGTTGTCGAATCAGTTGAAGACGCTTACAAATTAATCCATGGTACGAATGGTAAAATCCCGATGTTAAATCTAGGCGGAACAAAGCAAAGAGAAGGAACGGCCAATTTTTCCAAAGCAGTCAATTTAACACCTGAAGAAGTAGCGAAGTTAAAAGAGCTTCAAAAAGAAAAGGTAGATGTATTTATGCAACAAGTGCCTAACGAGAAAAAAGTAACCTTTGAAGCATAA
- a CDS encoding SIS domain-containing protein — MLKFDEQKVRENMEGALKLRPQINEVVDQIHNRGFSNICWLGIGGTYASAMQAVVHMKEKTALETFYENAAVFLTTGNKRVTKDTLVVISSVTGSTQEVVDAVKKCNEIGATVFGFIDKAETELANLVDHLISYPLNEQLKFFMVADRFMYLAGEFEDYDAFYQEMDQHFAKGIVEVEKAADKFGQEFALKHHQDDIHYFVGAGNQWGATYSYAMCYWEEQHWIKTKSIESHEFFHGMFEIVERDTPVTIYVTEDSQRSLSERVVNFIPQICANYTVIDAKDYDMPGISAKFRGALSPFIIHAVNNRIDVHVEKINCHPMEIRRYYRQLDY, encoded by the coding sequence GTGTTAAAATTTGATGAACAAAAAGTGAGAGAAAACATGGAAGGGGCGCTAAAATTACGTCCGCAAATTAATGAAGTAGTTGACCAAATACACAATCGTGGTTTTAGTAATATTTGCTGGCTAGGAATTGGCGGTACGTACGCGTCCGCCATGCAAGCTGTGGTGCATATGAAAGAAAAAACAGCATTAGAAACTTTTTATGAAAATGCGGCTGTGTTTCTAACAACAGGTAATAAACGTGTCACTAAAGATACCCTTGTCGTTATTTCATCGGTAACCGGAAGTACGCAAGAAGTAGTAGATGCTGTGAAAAAATGTAATGAAATTGGCGCGACTGTATTTGGGTTTATTGATAAAGCGGAAACCGAACTTGCTAATTTGGTAGATCATTTAATCTCCTACCCATTAAATGAACAATTAAAATTCTTCATGGTAGCAGATCGTTTTATGTATTTAGCTGGCGAATTTGAAGATTACGATGCGTTTTATCAAGAAATGGATCAACATTTTGCTAAAGGGATTGTTGAAGTAGAAAAAGCAGCAGATAAATTTGGGCAAGAATTTGCCCTAAAACATCATCAAGACGACATTCATTATTTCGTTGGTGCTGGGAACCAGTGGGGTGCAACCTATTCATACGCAATGTGTTACTGGGAAGAACAGCACTGGATTAAAACGAAATCAATTGAGTCACATGAGTTTTTCCATGGGATGTTTGAAATTGTGGAACGTGATACACCGGTTACTATTTACGTTACAGAAGACAGCCAGCGATCATTAAGTGAACGGGTAGTTAATTTCATTCCACAAATTTGTGCCAATTATACAGTCATTGATGCAAAAGATTACGATATGCCAGGTATTTCCGCTAAATTTAGAGGGGCGTTATCACCATTTATTATCCACGCAGTTAATAATCGTATTGACGTACATGTGGAAAAAATTAACTGTCACCCAATGGAAATCAGAAGATATTATCGTCAGTTAGACTATTAA
- the deoC gene encoding deoxyribose-phosphate aldolase: MTIAKMIDHTALKPDTTKEQILTLTKEAREYGFASVCVNPTWVKLSAEQLVGAESVVCTVIGFPLGANTPEVKAFEVKDAIQNGAKEVDMVINIGALKDKDDELVERDIRAVVDAAKGKALVKVIIETCLLTDEEKVRACEIAVKAGTDFVKTSTGFSTGGATAEDIALMRKTVGPNIGVKASGGVRTKEDVEKMIEAGATRIGASAGVAIVSGEKPAKPDNY; this comes from the coding sequence ATGACAATTGCTAAAATGATCGACCATACTGCATTAAAACCAGACACAACGAAAGAACAAATTTTGACATTAACAAAAGAAGCGAGAGAATACGGTTTTGCTTCCGTATGCGTGAACCCAACTTGGGTAAAACTATCCGCTGAACAACTTGTTGGAGCAGAATCCGTTGTATGTACAGTTATCGGTTTCCCGTTAGGAGCGAATACTCCAGAAGTAAAAGCATTTGAAGTAAAAGACGCTATCCAAAACGGTGCAAAAGAAGTGGACATGGTTATCAACATCGGTGCACTAAAAGACAAAGACGATGAATTAGTAGAACGTGATATTCGCGCTGTAGTCGATGCTGCCAAAGGAAAAGCATTAGTAAAAGTAATTATCGAAACTTGTCTATTAACAGACGAAGAAAAAGTTCGTGCATGTGAAATCGCTGTAAAAGCGGGAACAGATTTCGTTAAAACATCCACTGGATTCTCTACAGGTGGCGCAACTGCCGAAGATATCGCCTTAATGCGCAAAACAGTTGGACCAAACATTGGCGTAAAAGCTTCAGGTGGAGTTCGTACGAAAGAAGACGTAGAAAAAATGATCGAAGCAGGCGCAACTCGTATTGGCGCAAGTGCAGGTGTCGCAATTGTTTCCGGCGAAAAACCAGCCAAACCAGATAATTACTAA
- a CDS encoding PTS system mannose/fructose/sorbose family transporter subunit IID: MKMKSSDVLTKKDLMKVFWRSFTMEWSWNYERQSNLGYGFSMLPALNKIFKNDKDKRISSYQRHLEFYNVTPWLSTFPLGISIAMEEQSAKDKDFDTDSINNIKVALMGPLSGIGDSFFWGTLRVIATGIGTSLALQGNMLGPILFLLIFNIPAILTRYYGLFIGYNIGANFIEKIQKTGLMDKLSYGASVIGLAVVGAMVATMVNINMPMKFGSGDDAVTIQSVFDGIVPGILALGFTFFIFWLDKKGLKAHWILLLIAGIGILGAFTGLLK, encoded by the coding sequence ATGAAGATGAAGAGTTCTGACGTATTAACGAAAAAAGACTTAATGAAAGTTTTCTGGCGTTCGTTCACGATGGAATGGTCATGGAACTATGAACGACAATCCAACCTAGGTTACGGCTTTTCCATGTTACCAGCTTTAAATAAGATTTTTAAAAATGATAAAGACAAACGAATTTCTTCTTATCAAAGACATTTAGAATTTTATAACGTAACACCGTGGCTTTCCACTTTTCCGCTCGGGATTTCGATTGCGATGGAGGAACAATCTGCGAAAGATAAAGACTTTGACACAGATTCTATCAATAATATAAAAGTAGCGTTAATGGGACCGCTGAGTGGGATTGGAGATTCGTTCTTCTGGGGAACTTTACGCGTTATCGCTACAGGTATTGGAACTTCCTTAGCACTTCAAGGAAATATGTTAGGGCCGATTTTGTTCCTTCTTATTTTCAATATTCCAGCTATTCTGACTCGTTATTATGGATTATTTATTGGCTACAACATCGGAGCTAATTTTATCGAAAAAATTCAAAAAACTGGATTAATGGATAAACTCTCTTATGGTGCTTCGGTTATCGGACTGGCCGTAGTTGGCGCAATGGTCGCCACAATGGTAAACATTAATATGCCAATGAAATTTGGCTCTGGTGATGATGCAGTAACGATTCAAAGTGTTTTTGACGGTATCGTCCCAGGAATCCTAGCACTTGGCTTCACCTTCTTTATTTTCTGGTTAGATAAAAAAGGACTAAAAGCACATTGGATTCTTTTATTAATCGCAGGAATTGGGATTTTAGGAGCGTTCACAGGTCTATTAAAATAA